A stretch of the Sphingobacterium thalpophilum genome encodes the following:
- a CDS encoding RteC domain-containing protein, protein MKYILQNVILEIHKKEDLISSQSKRLIDEAYEMTIYLQDLLFSIKKFIVEEGFKDETEEMHFFRTIKPQVLGKLIYYNKIYRIETTCPVNNGKMGMSYFSIQLANLKREYIEHVCNSDFYRYYRSGRTDRDETYFKRGQINYHDGLNSIVFEIDPSFSTFYDYKVARIISNELLYTYLLTKISPDENPDSILQNSESSKDVFWTDSKNALIELVYALYASGAISHGKIGIRKISLMFQIIFRIPLGDLHHAFHRMKTRAGSRTAFLDQLKTSLEEYMDRDL, encoded by the coding sequence ATGAAATACATTCTACAAAACGTTATTTTAGAGATTCACAAGAAAGAAGACCTGATTTCTTCGCAAAGTAAAAGATTGATTGATGAAGCTTATGAAATGACAATTTATCTCCAGGATCTGCTATTTTCAATCAAAAAATTTATAGTGGAAGAAGGATTTAAAGACGAAACAGAAGAGATGCATTTCTTCCGTACGATAAAGCCTCAGGTACTCGGTAAATTGATTTATTACAATAAGATTTATCGCATAGAAACGACCTGTCCTGTCAATAATGGAAAAATGGGGATGAGTTATTTTTCGATACAGTTGGCTAATCTTAAACGGGAATATATCGAACATGTCTGCAATTCGGATTTTTATCGGTATTATCGTTCAGGTCGCACAGACAGGGACGAAACTTATTTTAAGCGTGGACAGATCAACTATCACGATGGGTTGAACAGTATTGTGTTTGAGATAGATCCTTCTTTTTCTACTTTTTACGACTACAAGGTAGCTAGAATTATTTCCAACGAATTGTTATATACCTATCTCCTGACGAAAATAAGTCCCGATGAAAATCCAGATTCAATTTTGCAAAATTCGGAAAGTTCAAAAGATGTTTTCTGGACGGACAGTAAAAATGCCCTTATAGAGTTAGTCTATGCGCTTTATGCTTCAGGGGCAATATCGCACGGTAAAATTGGCATCAGAAAAATAAGCCTGATGTTCCAAATTATCTTCCGTATTCCGCTCGGCGATCTACACCATGCTTTTCACCGGATGAAAACAAGAGCAGGCTCACGAACTGCATTTTTAGACCAACTTAAAACCTCATTGGAAGAATATATGGATAGAGACCTTTAG
- a CDS encoding TonB-dependent receptor plug domain-containing protein — translation MVLWSGKGFSQTDTTRRQDSLRSEQLQEVIVISQRNLKDNTTKPLATLDHYLEKSGMVNMIRRGSYAWEPFLNGMATERSVITIDGMRIYAACTDKMDPITSYVEVTNLARATIHSGSASSTGGSTIAGTLDLVRKKGSFGQSALNGMAFTGFETNNKQKIVGGSLNYSHPKFFSDVDFTIRDAVNYRAGGGQEIQYSQFTKYNISAQAGYKIKEHQQIEASLIYDKALDVGYPALPMDVSLAKALIGSVSYTRHHISPLIYQWQTKVYYNDVTHVMDDTKRPNVPIRMDMPGWSKTAGFYSMLQGTSNRHDWKANLSGHYNKSLAEMTMFSNTPNEKDMFMLTWPGVQTYYGDLFIEDKYALSDRWNATFSAGLAVHHNNIDNQFGLESLRIFYPEMPGSKIRLLKRLSASVRHDAANWSYTFGAAYGERAPSVSEGYGFYLFNSFDRFDYIGNPNMRNEKSTSVNASLAYQKAAFTAKISGSYFYIDDYILGRPRNGLSVMTIGAYGIKVYEQLKYATILNTSIDLGYQVTKEFLWTGQLGYRRGTGENGLLLPLMQPFTYNSGVTFFRKSFSADASINGSSSHTRYNPEFGEKGLPAYAVFNLSLANRFKFNGPQALTLKTGVVNLFDRNYTTFADWNRIPRIGRNFFINLIWNF, via the coding sequence ATGGTGTTGTGGTCAGGGAAAGGTTTTTCCCAGACAGATACAACACGGAGACAAGATTCACTCCGATCTGAACAGTTACAGGAGGTTATCGTTATATCCCAACGCAACCTGAAAGATAACACAACCAAGCCTCTGGCAACACTGGACCATTACCTTGAAAAGTCTGGTATGGTCAATATGATCAGACGGGGCAGCTATGCCTGGGAACCTTTTCTGAACGGTATGGCTACAGAACGCAGTGTCATCACCATTGATGGTATGAGGATCTACGCTGCTTGCACTGACAAGATGGACCCTATTACATCTTATGTTGAGGTTACCAATCTGGCAAGAGCGACCATCCACAGCGGATCTGCCAGTTCAACGGGTGGATCAACCATCGCCGGGACCCTGGATCTTGTCAGAAAAAAGGGTTCATTTGGTCAGAGCGCATTGAACGGCATGGCTTTTACCGGATTTGAGACTAACAATAAACAAAAAATAGTAGGAGGATCTCTGAATTACTCACATCCTAAATTCTTCTCAGATGTAGACTTCACCATTCGGGACGCAGTTAATTATCGTGCAGGGGGCGGTCAGGAGATACAGTACTCACAGTTTACCAAATACAATATCTCAGCACAGGCTGGTTATAAAATAAAAGAACACCAACAAATAGAGGCGTCATTAATCTATGACAAGGCATTAGATGTAGGTTACCCCGCATTGCCCATGGATGTTTCCCTTGCCAAAGCACTTATTGGTTCAGTCTCCTACACCCGTCATCACATATCGCCGCTGATATATCAATGGCAGACCAAGGTTTATTACAATGATGTTACACATGTCATGGACGATACTAAACGGCCCAATGTACCCATTAGAATGGATATGCCAGGATGGAGTAAGACTGCTGGCTTTTATTCGATGTTGCAGGGCACTTCCAACCGGCATGACTGGAAAGCTAACCTCAGTGGTCATTATAACAAATCATTGGCTGAGATGACCATGTTTTCGAATACGCCAAACGAAAAAGACATGTTCATGCTGACGTGGCCGGGAGTACAGACCTATTACGGAGACCTGTTCATTGAAGACAAGTATGCGCTATCTGATAGATGGAATGCAACATTTAGTGCGGGACTGGCGGTACATCATAATAACATCGATAATCAATTTGGACTGGAAAGCTTAAGGATATTTTATCCTGAGATGCCCGGCAGCAAAATCCGGTTACTGAAAAGGCTTTCAGCTTCCGTTAGACATGATGCCGCTAATTGGAGCTATACTTTTGGTGCGGCTTATGGAGAGCGTGCTCCAAGTGTCTCAGAAGGTTATGGCTTCTATCTTTTCAACAGTTTTGACCGATTTGATTATATCGGCAACCCTAATATGCGTAATGAAAAATCCACAAGTGTAAATGCAAGTCTAGCCTATCAGAAAGCAGCCTTTACGGCCAAAATTAGTGGTTCGTACTTCTATATAGATGATTACATTTTAGGCAGACCAAGAAACGGCCTGAGCGTAATGACAATTGGTGCCTATGGGATAAAAGTATACGAACAGCTAAAATACGCTACCATCCTCAATACTTCCATTGACTTAGGGTACCAGGTTACAAAGGAATTTCTATGGACCGGCCAATTGGGATATCGGAGAGGTACGGGCGAAAATGGCCTGTTATTGCCATTGATGCAACCATTTACCTATAATTCGGGTGTAACATTTTTCAGAAAATCCTTCTCCGCTGATGCGTCAATCAACGGCTCTTCCAGCCATACACGTTACAACCCTGAGTTTGGTGAAAAAGGTTTGCCTGCGTACGCTGTCTTTAATCTTTCTCTCGCCAATCGCTTTAAATTCAATGGCCCACAAGCACTTACTTTGAAAACAGGGGTGGTGAACCTATTCGATCGTAACTATACGACTTTTGCGGATTGGAACAGAATTCCTAGAATTGGCAGAAACTTTTTTATAAATCTGATATGGAACTTCTAA
- a CDS encoding RteC domain-containing protein, whose protein sequence is MIEYCQKLITELDEETNFYSSEIGDTLQLSEKLIELTLKKISLLKRFIDDKGFEKTEDEIYFFKELKPKIVSKLIYYNAIYKIESKRPYGGERNIKKYLNNELSKLKRFFDNNLEFYKYYRTNSNYLDHKYFVRGNFDIKLNLDTFFFESDHSFSTSHDYKVSKIIANDLIQVYLEDKLINTLGLPLVKENKEQKIKWTASKSALVELIYALNAYGAFNEGRSDIKEISRTFETMFDVELGDIYHIYLELRNRKINRVKFLDNLKTELLKRMEELD, encoded by the coding sequence GTGATTGAATATTGCCAAAAACTTATTACCGAACTCGATGAAGAAACCAATTTTTATTCTTCTGAAATTGGAGACACCCTCCAATTGTCGGAAAAGCTCATAGAACTGACTTTAAAGAAGATTTCATTGTTAAAAAGGTTTATCGATGATAAAGGTTTTGAAAAAACTGAAGATGAAATCTACTTCTTTAAAGAATTGAAGCCTAAGATTGTTTCTAAGCTGATATATTACAATGCCATTTATAAGATTGAATCTAAGCGTCCTTACGGAGGAGAACGAAATATTAAAAAATACTTGAATAATGAGCTTTCCAAACTGAAAAGATTTTTTGATAATAATCTTGAATTTTATAAATATTACCGCACTAACAGTAATTATCTTGATCACAAATATTTTGTACGGGGGAATTTCGATATCAAACTTAATCTGGATACTTTCTTTTTCGAGTCAGATCATTCTTTTTCGACATCCCATGACTATAAAGTTTCAAAGATCATAGCTAATGACCTTATACAGGTTTATCTGGAGGACAAACTAATAAATACTCTAGGTCTACCACTAGTGAAAGAAAACAAGGAGCAGAAAATTAAATGGACGGCAAGTAAATCTGCACTGGTAGAACTTATATATGCACTAAATGCCTACGGAGCATTCAATGAAGGACGGTCAGACATTAAAGAGATATCCAGGACATTTGAAACTATGTTTGATGTTGAATTGGGGGATATCTACCATATCTATCTGGAACTGAGAAATAGGAAAATTAACAGAGTGAAATTCCTTGACAATTTAAAAACTGAATTGTTAAAACGAATGGAAGAATTGGATTAA
- a CDS encoding phosphatase PAP2 family protein: MISRIILIFFLLTTSKLTIAQDNVMTTEQPDSIVNDSNNYKLGYRKLILPVSLISAGAISFAIPPMKELDLSAKIEVAHDRPGKTTLDNYTQYFPAVMVYGLNLAGIKGKHGFKDRTIIYATSQLISAAIVTPAKNLIAEERPDGSNRKSFPSGHAATAFSTAHFMYREYRDNNLLLSLSGYPFAAFTGVYRVLNNKHWMTDVVAGAGVGILSTELAYWLYPKMNTLISGKKKNNKSVVVPYYQSKGLGMSYLLVF; this comes from the coding sequence ATGATTTCAAGAATAATTTTAATTTTTTTTTTACTTACCACATCTAAACTAACCATAGCTCAGGATAATGTGATGACGACCGAACAGCCGGATTCGATTGTTAACGATTCGAATAATTATAAGTTAGGTTATCGTAAACTCATTCTTCCGGTGTCGTTAATCTCGGCTGGCGCAATCAGTTTCGCCATTCCGCCAATGAAAGAACTGGATCTCTCTGCCAAGATAGAGGTTGCCCATGACAGGCCTGGAAAGACAACGTTAGACAATTATACCCAATATTTTCCAGCGGTAATGGTGTATGGATTGAATTTGGCCGGGATAAAGGGTAAGCACGGTTTTAAAGACCGTACAATTATCTATGCAACTTCCCAACTGATATCGGCCGCTATCGTTACACCCGCGAAAAACCTAATTGCAGAAGAAAGACCAGATGGTTCCAATAGAAAATCATTTCCGTCTGGTCATGCAGCCACAGCGTTCTCAACTGCGCATTTTATGTACAGGGAATATAGGGATAACAATTTGCTGTTGAGTTTGTCGGGTTATCCGTTTGCTGCGTTTACGGGTGTATACAGAGTCTTGAACAACAAACATTGGATGACAGATGTGGTTGCGGGAGCTGGAGTCGGAATTCTTTCAACCGAACTCGCTTATTGGCTATATCCAAAGATGAATACCCTGATAAGCGGAAAGAAAAAGAATAACAAAAGTGTGGTCGTTCCATATTATCAGTCGAAAGGGCTTGGAATGTCTTATCTGTTGGTTTTTTAA
- a CDS encoding AAA family ATPase, whose translation MDTINHKEIKTNWYVITGGPCTGKTTVIELLAERGYATIAEQARHYIDTQKIKGRTIEEIKSNKEQFQMDILNMQISEESTLDVNQVAFLDRALPDAMAYYEFLGIEYDARLVTMCKKFCYQKVFILDRLPLINDYARLEDEDEQIRIHNLIIDVYNRSPCPVIQVPVLPPDERVDFILRNL comes from the coding sequence ATGGACACCATCAACCATAAAGAAATCAAGACAAATTGGTACGTAATTACCGGGGGACCGTGTACAGGTAAAACCACTGTAATAGAACTGCTGGCAGAACGGGGATATGCGACTATTGCCGAACAGGCAAGACATTATATTGACACCCAAAAGATAAAGGGCCGTACGATAGAAGAAATAAAAAGCAACAAGGAGCAATTTCAAATGGATATTCTGAACATGCAGATTAGTGAGGAATCAACGCTGGACGTAAACCAAGTGGCTTTTTTGGATAGGGCGTTGCCGGACGCGATGGCATACTATGAATTTCTTGGTATTGAATATGACGCAAGACTTGTGACAATGTGTAAGAAGTTCTGTTATCAGAAAGTATTTATCCTTGACAGACTTCCGTTGATCAATGATTACGCTAGACTGGAAGATGAGGATGAGCAGATTCGAATTCATAACCTGATCATCGATGTTTATAACCGCTCCCCATGCCCAGTGATCCAGGTTCCGGTATTGCCACCCGATGAACGTGTTGATTTCATCCTTCGTAATCTTTAA
- a CDS encoding restriction endonuclease has translation MQKDKDIYILKASGQRVAFDSNKLRQSLSRSGAPPQQVELVLQKVQDKLIDGMATRDIYKTAFKWLRKIAKPASARYNLKKAIMALGPTGFPFEKLTSAILESMGYSTRTGVIVPGHCVKHEIDVIATKDDHHIMIECKFHNRQGFVSDVKIPLYIQSRFLDVEKQWQDSGCHGPQFHQSWIVTNGRFSEDAIQYGTCMKMSLVGWDYPRDKGLKDLIDRSGLYPVTCLISLTERDKKVLLANDIIVCSTLLQQQEMLIQIGLTPAKIREVVNECRMLCEQTK, from the coding sequence ATGCAAAAAGACAAAGATATTTACATCTTAAAAGCTTCCGGTCAGCGCGTGGCTTTTGACAGTAATAAATTAAGACAGTCACTGTCCCGGTCTGGAGCGCCTCCGCAGCAGGTTGAGCTTGTTCTGCAAAAAGTGCAGGACAAGCTTATCGATGGAATGGCGACCCGAGATATCTACAAGACGGCTTTCAAATGGCTAAGAAAAATAGCAAAACCTGCTTCGGCCAGATATAACCTGAAAAAGGCGATCATGGCGCTGGGCCCTACTGGTTTTCCATTTGAAAAACTTACCTCAGCGATATTAGAATCTATGGGATATAGCACACGAACAGGAGTAATTGTTCCGGGGCATTGTGTAAAACACGAAATAGATGTGATAGCGACTAAAGATGATCATCATATTATGATAGAATGCAAGTTCCATAATCGGCAAGGATTTGTTAGTGATGTCAAAATTCCGTTGTACATCCAGTCAAGATTTCTCGATGTGGAAAAACAGTGGCAAGATAGCGGTTGTCACGGTCCCCAGTTTCATCAAAGCTGGATAGTGACCAATGGCCGCTTTTCTGAAGATGCAATTCAGTACGGTACATGTATGAAAATGTCTTTGGTCGGATGGGATTATCCAAGAGATAAAGGGCTGAAGGACCTCATAGACCGTTCCGGGCTGTATCCGGTAACCTGCCTGATCTCCTTAACAGAGAGGGATAAAAAGGTTCTGTTGGCTAATGATATAATTGTGTGCAGCACTTTATTACAACAACAGGAAATGTTAATCCAGATAGGTCTGACACCGGCAAAGATCCGGGAAGTGGTTAATGAGTGCCGTATGCTTTGTGAACAAACAAAATAG
- a CDS encoding heavy metal translocating P-type ATPase, translating to MEHKHKYDARGKQICCTQTEKVYTKAGAKELVKEEHQKNDGHDHGHSDDDGHDHSSASGSPFKMFLPSILSLLLLLIAIAFDNWMPQEWFKGTVRFVWYLVAYGIVGFPVIKDAVKSISKGEVFSEFFLMSIATIGAFFIGEYPEGVAVMLFYAVGEVFQTLAVSRAQSNIKALLDQRPDEVTILENNQTKVIKAEEAQIGMTIQLRPGEKLGLDGELLTDTASFNTAALTGESKPDTKNKGETVLAGMINLNTVAQVKVTTAYTDSKLSKILELVQNATSQKAPTELFIRKFAKVYTPIVVFLAIGICLLPYFFVDTYVFNDWLYRALVFLVISCPCALVISIPLGYFGGIGAASRNGILFKGSNFLDAMAAIQNVVMDKTGTMTEGVFKVQEVIFNPEFDKDEILKLVNAIESLSTHPVATAIHEYVGDIDNSIKLENTEEIAGHGLKARINGKELLVGNFKLMDKFNIKYDVDPSSIVYTTIAVANDGKFVGYITIADSIKEDSQQTIDLLHKLNIKVTMLSGDKTTVVKFVADKLGIDNAFGDLLPEDKVNRVKEIKTKNETVAFVGDGVNDAPVVALSDVGIAMGGLGSDATIETADVVIQDDRPSKIPIAINIGKKTKKIVWQNITLAFVVKGIVLVLGAGGLATMWEAVFADVGVSLIAILNAIRIQRMKF from the coding sequence ATGGAACACAAGCACAAATACGACGCCCGGGGCAAACAGATTTGTTGTACACAGACCGAAAAGGTCTATACCAAAGCGGGCGCAAAAGAATTGGTGAAAGAAGAACACCAAAAAAATGACGGACACGATCATGGTCATAGCGATGATGATGGTCACGACCACAGTAGTGCCAGCGGGAGTCCATTTAAAATGTTTCTTCCATCCATCCTTTCCCTGTTACTCTTACTTATTGCCATAGCATTCGATAACTGGATGCCTCAGGAATGGTTTAAAGGAACAGTGAGGTTTGTTTGGTATCTGGTAGCCTATGGAATCGTAGGTTTCCCTGTTATTAAAGATGCTGTTAAAAGTATTTCGAAAGGTGAAGTATTCTCGGAGTTTTTTCTGATGAGCATTGCAACAATAGGTGCTTTTTTTATAGGGGAATATCCTGAAGGAGTAGCAGTAATGTTGTTCTATGCAGTTGGTGAAGTCTTTCAAACACTGGCGGTTTCAAGAGCACAAAGCAATATAAAAGCCTTACTGGATCAACGCCCGGATGAAGTAACCATTCTTGAAAACAATCAGACTAAAGTTATTAAAGCTGAAGAAGCACAGATCGGCATGACAATTCAATTAAGACCGGGAGAAAAGCTTGGACTTGATGGGGAACTACTCACGGATACTGCTTCTTTTAATACTGCCGCACTGACAGGTGAAAGTAAACCGGATACAAAAAATAAAGGGGAAACAGTACTTGCAGGCATGATCAACCTGAATACCGTTGCCCAGGTTAAAGTAACTACCGCTTATACGGATAGCAAGCTGAGTAAGATTTTGGAACTGGTCCAGAATGCAACGTCTCAGAAAGCACCTACAGAACTTTTTATCAGGAAGTTTGCGAAAGTATATACACCTATCGTTGTTTTTCTGGCAATAGGCATCTGTTTGCTTCCTTATTTCTTCGTAGACACCTATGTGTTCAATGACTGGCTGTACAGGGCTTTAGTCTTCCTTGTAATTTCATGCCCTTGCGCACTGGTAATTTCTATTCCTTTAGGCTATTTCGGTGGTATTGGTGCTGCCAGCCGTAATGGTATTTTATTTAAAGGCAGTAACTTCCTTGACGCCATGGCGGCCATACAGAATGTGGTGATGGATAAGACCGGGACGATGACCGAAGGCGTGTTTAAAGTACAGGAAGTAATCTTTAATCCTGAATTCGATAAAGATGAAATTCTAAAACTCGTAAATGCCATCGAAAGCCTTAGTACCCACCCTGTGGCAACAGCCATACACGAGTATGTGGGAGATATTGACAATTCCATAAAATTGGAAAATACGGAAGAGATTGCCGGTCACGGGTTGAAAGCCCGGATTAATGGAAAAGAGTTACTGGTCGGGAATTTTAAACTGATGGACAAGTTCAATATCAAATACGATGTGGACCCCTCATCAATCGTCTACACAACTATCGCAGTAGCCAACGATGGTAAATTTGTTGGCTACATTACCATTGCTGACAGTATAAAAGAAGACTCGCAACAGACGATTGATTTGCTGCATAAGCTCAATATCAAAGTAACAATGTTGAGCGGAGATAAAACTACGGTTGTCAAATTTGTTGCCGATAAGCTGGGAATCGATAATGCATTCGGGGACCTGTTACCTGAAGACAAAGTGAACCGGGTAAAAGAAATCAAAACTAAGAACGAAACGGTAGCATTTGTTGGAGATGGCGTAAATGACGCACCTGTAGTAGCCCTAAGTGATGTAGGTATTGCTATGGGGGGGCTAGGAAGCGATGCAACGATTGAAACCGCTGATGTAGTTATTCAAGATGACAGACCATCTAAAATTCCTATTGCAATCAATATCGGAAAGAAAACCAAGAAAATAGTGTGGCAGAATATAACACTGGCATTTGTAGTAAAAGGCATCGTTCTGGTCTTGGGTGCGGGCGGTCTGGCTACAATGTGGGAAGCTGTCTTTGCTGACGTGGGCGTATCATTGATTGCCATATTAAATGCCATCAGGATACAGCGAATGAAGTTTTAG
- a CDS encoding MgtC/SapB family protein has product MDINFELLLSAKLLLALLLGSIVGIEREKEQQNMGIRTFACICVASCLFVSVAAHLTEDRSATARMLAAIATGLGFIGAGIGFRSEKGMPTGLTTAAGLWTIAAVGIAIALNMFVLAVSATAITLLIFGMNQFAWYKRFIKKLSNNKNSDHETE; this is encoded by the coding sequence ATGGATATCAATTTTGAACTCTTACTCTCGGCCAAACTTTTGTTGGCTCTTCTGTTAGGAAGCATTGTAGGTATTGAACGGGAAAAAGAACAACAGAATATGGGCATCAGGACTTTTGCCTGTATCTGTGTTGCTTCATGCCTCTTTGTATCTGTTGCTGCCCATCTAACGGAAGACAGATCCGCAACCGCCAGAATGCTGGCAGCGATTGCTACCGGACTGGGCTTCATAGGTGCAGGCATAGGTTTTCGTAGCGAGAAAGGTATGCCAACAGGCTTAACTACGGCAGCTGGCCTATGGACAATTGCTGCCGTCGGAATAGCAATCGCACTGAATATGTTTGTACTGGCTGTATCAGCAACAGCTATTACCCTGCTGATTTTTGGCATGAATCAATTTGCATGGTACAAGAGATTTATTAAAAAATTATCTAACAACAAGAACAGCGATCATGAAACAGAATAA
- a CDS encoding bestrophin family protein, with product MLLNRKISIWYFVNEIKAQIILICVFAISIGLLDMLPTFKKVSLPLSIPALVGTAVSVLLAFRTAQSYERWWEARTVWGGIVNDSRSLLRQFIQFAPENPKYEIREFADRQIVWTYALGESLRNQQFSPNVQAYLNIHQIKALNIPNAILDKHSETIKQLATTGAISDIQQVQLNETIARLCDSMGKCERIKNTVFPRSYSLLVHTLIYVFAAILPFGLEDSQLTVEIVMTILIPTLFIAIEKTAIIMQDPFEDTPVDIPMTSLAQTIEINLLEMIGEKDIPAKPKSDSYYAM from the coding sequence ATGTTATTAAATCGAAAAATATCAATTTGGTACTTTGTAAATGAAATCAAGGCACAGATTATTCTGATCTGTGTCTTTGCTATATCCATTGGTTTACTGGATATGCTACCGACTTTCAAAAAAGTATCCCTGCCATTGAGTATCCCTGCATTGGTAGGAACTGCGGTTTCCGTACTCCTCGCTTTTAGAACAGCACAGTCCTATGAACGCTGGTGGGAAGCAAGAACTGTCTGGGGTGGCATTGTAAATGATTCAAGAAGCTTGCTGAGGCAGTTCATTCAGTTTGCACCCGAAAATCCAAAATACGAAATTAGGGAGTTTGCTGACAGACAGATCGTCTGGACCTACGCATTGGGCGAATCCCTACGAAATCAGCAATTTTCGCCCAATGTTCAGGCTTACCTGAACATCCATCAAATAAAAGCGCTAAATATACCGAACGCAATCCTGGATAAACACTCTGAGACTATCAAGCAGCTTGCTACTACAGGGGCAATTTCAGATATTCAACAGGTTCAGCTAAATGAAACAATCGCCAGGTTATGTGATAGCATGGGTAAGTGCGAACGTATTAAGAACACCGTTTTTCCAAGATCATACAGTCTGCTGGTGCATACGTTGATTTATGTTTTTGCTGCCATTTTACCCTTCGGGCTCGAAGATTCTCAGCTAACTGTCGAGATAGTAATGACTATCCTCATTCCTACGCTCTTTATTGCCATCGAAAAAACAGCCATCATTATGCAAGATCCTTTTGAGGATACGCCTGTGGATATACCAATGACTTCACTGGCGCAGACGATTGAGATAAACTTATTGGAGATGATCGGAGAAAAAGATATTCCGGCAAAGCCTAAAAGCGATTCTTATTATGCAATGTAG
- a CDS encoding methyltransferase family protein has protein sequence MALKEEFEKQGNWLFRYRSYIPIGILIIALSVLVYENKQNNKPIYCSSAYEIICLSVGIIGLGIRVYTVGYTPKNTSGRNTHEGQVADTLNQTGIYSTVRHPLYLGNFLMWLGPALLTGNMWFVMAFILFYWIYYERIMFAEEQFLERKFGEVYTKWAASVPAFIPDFSKFRRPEVSFSIKKVLKKEKNGLFALFLIFGVFDFIGEWLNNHAHFNILIIAGIVITMLMYVVLKFIKSKTSLLNESR, from the coding sequence ATGGCATTAAAGGAAGAGTTTGAAAAGCAGGGAAACTGGCTTTTCAGATATAGGAGTTATATACCGATTGGTATTTTAATTATTGCCCTTTCCGTATTGGTGTATGAAAACAAACAAAACAATAAGCCTATTTACTGTTCCTCGGCTTATGAAATCATCTGTTTGTCTGTTGGGATCATAGGATTGGGAATAAGGGTTTACACTGTTGGATATACACCTAAAAATACATCGGGGCGAAATACACATGAGGGACAGGTTGCTGATACTTTGAATCAAACAGGTATTTACAGCACCGTAAGACACCCTCTATATTTAGGTAACTTCCTCATGTGGCTTGGACCAGCTTTACTAACTGGAAACATGTGGTTTGTTATGGCTTTTATTTTGTTCTATTGGATTTACTATGAACGGATAATGTTCGCTGAAGAACAATTTTTGGAAAGGAAATTCGGTGAAGTGTACACAAAGTGGGCGGCTAGTGTTCCTGCCTTTATTCCAGATTTCAGTAAGTTCAGGAGACCTGAAGTATCATTCAGTATAAAAAAAGTATTAAAAAAAGAAAAGAACGGATTATTTGCACTTTTCTTGATCTTCGGCGTATTTGATTTTATTGGAGAGTGGCTAAACAACCACGCCCACTTCAATATTTTAATTATTGCCGGTATTGTTATTACCATGCTGATGTATGTCGTCTTGAAATTCATAAAATCCAAGACTAGCTTGTTGAACGAAAGCCGATAA
- a CDS encoding HD domain-containing protein yields MNDLVKSVEDYVSTLLKENLSVDLDFHSLTHTLEVVEAALEIGQLCNLDDSEIEILLIAAWFHDCGYIHTYIGHEEESKQIAKGFLDKYNANTELINSVLACIEATKFPQFPQNKIEMVLCDADLFHFTKTSYPKYAHAIRKEFEVFLQRVYSDKEWKTLNCGMLLNHSYWTNYGKNILDRFKEVNIGLLNCK; encoded by the coding sequence ATGAATGATCTGGTAAAATCAGTTGAAGACTATGTTTCTACATTGTTGAAAGAGAACCTTTCTGTAGACCTTGATTTTCATAGCCTTACTCATACGCTTGAGGTTGTGGAAGCGGCCTTGGAAATTGGACAACTTTGCAATTTGGATGATTCCGAGATTGAAATATTGCTTATTGCAGCATGGTTTCACGACTGTGGGTATATTCATACTTATATCGGTCACGAGGAGGAAAGCAAGCAGATCGCTAAAGGTTTTCTTGATAAATATAATGCCAATACTGAATTAATTAATTCGGTATTGGCTTGTATCGAAGCCACAAAGTTTCCGCAATTCCCTCAAAATAAGATTGAAATGGTATTGTGTGATGCTGATCTGTTTCACTTTACTAAAACCTCTTATCCAAAGTATGCCCATGCAATAAGGAAAGAATTTGAAGTCTTCCTCCAAAGAGTGTATTCGGATAAAGAATGGAAGACGCTAAACTGTGGCATGTTGTTGAACCATAGTTATTGGACTAATTATGGGAAAAACATTCTGGACAGATTTAAAGAAGTCAATATCGGATTGTTGAATTGCAAATGA